A stretch of the Anaeromyxobacter sp. genome encodes the following:
- a CDS encoding EscU/YscU/HrcU family type III secretion system export apparatus switch protein encodes MSGPRTEAPTPRRLAEARRRGEVAVSRELTGAVALAAGLAALAAAGPALLDAAARLLRRGLGAALGQQPPPAAALLEAAGAVARLSALPCLAALVAGAAAGLLQSGGLLAPAAVAPRAGRLDPASGLARLVSGDRLAAVGLGLLKATLVAGLALLWARGALPALAALPRAAHPLSALGGVLAPLLRGLLVALLLLGGADLLLARRRHQRRLRMTRDEVRREQREDEGDPAHRGERRRRHRALLEATPVARATCLVVNPTHVAVALLHRRERDEPPRVVAKGRGAAARRLRSEARRAGVPIVRDVALARALHRLAEVGDELPEPLYDAAAAVLAHLYGAPAGGAA; translated from the coding sequence GTGAGCGGGCCTCGCACCGAGGCGCCGACCCCGCGCCGCCTGGCCGAGGCGCGCCGCCGCGGCGAGGTGGCGGTCTCGCGGGAGCTGACCGGCGCGGTGGCCCTGGCCGCGGGGCTGGCGGCGCTGGCGGCCGCCGGGCCCGCCCTGCTCGACGCCGCGGCCCGCCTCCTCCGGCGCGGCCTGGGCGCCGCGCTCGGGCAGCAGCCTCCGCCCGCGGCGGCGCTGCTCGAGGCCGCCGGCGCGGTGGCCCGGCTCTCCGCCCTGCCCTGCCTGGCCGCCCTGGTGGCCGGCGCCGCGGCGGGCCTCCTGCAGTCCGGCGGGCTGCTGGCCCCGGCGGCGGTGGCGCCGCGCGCCGGGCGGCTCGACCCGGCCAGCGGCCTGGCCCGCCTGGTCTCGGGCGACCGGCTGGCGGCGGTGGGGCTGGGCCTGCTCAAGGCCACCCTGGTGGCCGGCCTGGCGCTCCTCTGGGCCCGCGGGGCCTTGCCCGCGCTGGCCGCGCTGCCGCGCGCCGCCCACCCGCTCTCGGCGCTGGGTGGGGTGCTGGCCCCGCTGCTGCGCGGGCTGCTGGTGGCCCTGCTGCTGCTCGGCGGCGCCGACCTCCTGCTGGCCCGGCGGCGCCACCAGCGCCGGCTGCGCATGACCCGCGACGAGGTGCGCCGCGAGCAGCGGGAGGACGAGGGCGACCCGGCCCACCGCGGCGAGCGGCGGCGCCGCCACCGGGCCCTGCTCGAGGCCACGCCGGTGGCTCGCGCCACCTGCCTGGTGGTGAACCCCACCCACGTGGCGGTGGCCCTGCTCCACCGGCGCGAGCGGGACGAGCCCCCGCGGGTGGTGGCCAAGGGGCGGGGCGCGGCCGCGCGCCGGCTCCGCTCCGAGGCGCGGCGGGCCGGCGTCCCCATCGTGCGCGACGTGGCGCTGGCGCGGGCGCTCCACCGGCTCGCCGAGGTGGGCGACGAGCTGCCCGAGCCGCTCTACGACGCCGCCGCCGCGGTGCTGGCCCACCTCTACGGCGCGCCGGCCGGGGGCGCGGCGTGA